A genomic segment from Pediococcus acidilactici encodes:
- a CDS encoding acetyltransferase gives MENTRNKTKLLKQRPSYFTYVPALDGLRALGVLLVLGYHFGINGFKGGFLGVNLFFALSGFLMMKTSQNEALRQQFSLGRFYIKRIKRIYPAMIMMVLMSTVIATIFMRSRLQSIKDQFLSTLIGYNNWWQINHSVSYFDQLNQQSPFTHMWSLGVELNFYLIWPIIFMIGYYLINSKMKRVFFGTLAGAALLYYLSFVFTTLDFSRIYYGTDTRIFSFLFGTWLASYDREIDILGYRYSDQSKLIKALIQLIVLGLSIWCVTTADGQSAVTYRFTMVLFTFLTVGLIQLIVTPTIWQKLFNFPLLVWLGKRSYGIYIYHYPVIFFCTRLLHLNNQWLLIGIELVITLLITEISYGFLEQPILHFKLNEPLMEQRRFNKPMGVLLASLIVITAFGLLTTSKPTEAPYHLASALHKNQHQLKEQDKSDLIIKNARSKAGNPADRPTLSIGDSVMLGASPALKQVFKHNYVDAVESRQAFVLPTLLEKYKKQNQLPNQILVGLGTNGYITDKTVAETFKIVGKKRTVYWLNMYAPTIQWSNSINQELKAFSKKYDNLVIIDWHSEGQKHPEWFYSDEIHLNGDGQSGYAKFIRDSIKG, from the coding sequence TGGAAAATACAAGAAATAAAACTAAATTATTAAAACAACGTCCGTCGTATTTTACATACGTACCTGCGTTGGATGGGCTAAGGGCACTAGGTGTTCTGTTGGTCCTAGGATATCATTTTGGAATTAATGGGTTTAAGGGTGGATTTTTAGGTGTTAATTTGTTTTTTGCTTTATCGGGATTTTTAATGATGAAAACATCACAAAATGAGGCTTTGAGGCAACAATTTTCACTTGGAAGATTCTACATAAAAAGAATTAAACGGATTTATCCCGCAATGATTATGATGGTCTTGATGAGTACAGTAATTGCCACAATATTTATGCGTTCGCGTTTGCAAAGTATTAAAGACCAATTTTTAAGCACATTAATTGGCTATAATAACTGGTGGCAAATCAATCACTCCGTTTCGTATTTTGACCAATTAAACCAACAATCTCCGTTTACCCATATGTGGTCTTTGGGAGTGGAACTTAATTTTTATTTGATTTGGCCAATTATTTTCATGATTGGTTATTATCTGATCAACTCGAAAATGAAAAGAGTATTTTTTGGTACGTTAGCTGGGGCGGCGCTCTTATATTACCTTAGCTTTGTATTCACAACTTTAGACTTTTCGAGGATTTATTATGGAACCGATACAAGGATATTTAGTTTTTTATTCGGTACGTGGCTTGCTAGCTACGATCGTGAAATTGATATACTAGGTTATCGTTATTCAGACCAAAGTAAATTGATTAAGGCGCTGATTCAGCTAATTGTTTTAGGGCTGTCAATTTGGTGTGTAACTACTGCAGATGGCCAATCAGCAGTTACTTACCGCTTTACCATGGTGTTATTTACATTTTTAACGGTGGGGTTGATTCAGTTAATAGTTACCCCCACCATTTGGCAAAAACTATTTAATTTTCCTTTACTAGTGTGGTTAGGAAAACGAAGTTACGGTATCTACATTTATCATTACCCTGTTATTTTTTTCTGTACACGATTACTACACCTAAATAATCAATGGTTATTGATTGGAATTGAGTTGGTGATTACCCTTCTTATTACTGAAATTTCGTATGGTTTTTTAGAACAACCTATTCTACATTTTAAACTTAATGAACCTTTAATGGAGCAAAGACGATTTAACAAACCAATGGGAGTTTTATTAGCAAGCTTAATAGTTATCACTGCCTTTGGCTTATTAACTACCTCGAAACCTACCGAGGCTCCTTATCACTTAGCTTCAGCATTGCATAAAAATCAGCACCAACTAAAAGAGCAAGATAAGTCGGATTTAATTATTAAAAATGCGCGATCAAAGGCGGGGAATCCAGCTGATCGTCCAACTTTATCCATTGGTGATTCCGTCATGTTGGGAGCCTCTCCAGCTTTAAAACAAGTATTTAAGCATAATTACGTTGATGCAGTTGAGTCTCGTCAGGCATTTGTTTTACCAACTTTACTTGAAAAATATAAGAAGCAAAATCAGTTGCCTAACCAAATATTAGTAGGCTTAGGTACTAATGGATATATTACTGATAAAACGGTCGCAGAGACATTTAAAATTGTTGGTAAGAAGCGCACCGTGTATTGGTTAAACATGTATGCCCCTACGATTCAATGGTCGAACTCAATTAATCAAGAATTAAAGGCATTTAGTAAAAAATATGATAACCTTGTCATCATTGATTGGCATAGTGAAGGTCAAAAACATCCGGAATGGTTTTATAGCGATGAAATTCATCTTAATGGAGATGGACAAAGTGGTTATGCTAAATTCATTCGTGACAGTATTAAAGGTTAA
- a CDS encoding response regulator transcription factor: protein MYSILIVEDSPRINQLIKTGLVDQYKCYQALDANQANKWMDQVPIDLVILDIMLPQVNGYELLPVFKEEQIPVIFLTAKTEVDDIVKGLRLGADDYITKPFHLDELAARVEAVLRRRYGGSKELSYEDFTVDLSKKNVKSNGKDIKLTQKEYELFIYLVKNRGISLSREKIYQAVWDFAGEFSETRTVDLHVQRLRKKLNLDNKLKTIYKYGYRLE from the coding sequence ATGTATTCAATATTAATTGTGGAAGATAGCCCACGAATTAATCAACTAATAAAAACGGGGTTAGTTGACCAATACAAATGCTATCAGGCTTTAGATGCAAACCAAGCTAATAAATGGATGGATCAGGTACCAATTGATCTAGTTATTTTAGATATTATGCTTCCACAAGTTAATGGGTACGAATTGCTTCCCGTATTCAAAGAGGAACAAATCCCGGTGATTTTTCTGACGGCGAAAACAGAGGTCGATGACATTGTTAAAGGGCTCAGACTAGGGGCTGACGACTACATCACGAAGCCCTTTCATTTGGATGAACTGGCTGCACGGGTGGAAGCAGTTTTACGTCGTCGTTACGGAGGAAGCAAAGAGCTTTCTTATGAAGATTTTACGGTTGATTTATCCAAAAAAAATGTTAAAAGCAACGGAAAAGACATCAAATTAACTCAAAAGGAATACGAGTTGTTTATTTACTTAGTTAAAAATCGAGGAATTAGTCTGAGCCGCGAAAAAATTTACCAAGCAGTTTGGGATTTTGCAGGTGAGTTTTCTGAAACGAGAACGGTTGATCTACACGTACAAAGGTTACGAAAAAAGCTCAACTTAGATAATAAATTAAAAACTATATACAAATATGGTTATCGATTGGAGTAG